Genomic segment of uncultured Tolumonas sp.:
TTTTTGGTAATTCATCCAGATCCAAGCTATCCATCAGGTTTTTCACTTCCAACCCGAGTTCGGTATCACCTTCGATACGTAAGCGACGTTGGAAAAACAGACTGTCGGGATCTTCTTTGCGCCCAGCGATCAGAATTAAATCATTCAGGCCCGCAGCAAAACTGACATCACAGACATCACTTTGTTCCAGCACCACTAACTGACCTTGTTTGAGCGTGATGAAACAACTGAGTTTCAGCTCATCGACCGATACTTTCAGAAAGCGCCCTTCTAGAAAGTCAAAATCACCGTCAGCCAGCGCTTCTTTAAAAATACGCTGCAGCATAAAAACCATGGCAGGCTTTTTAATAGCAAACGGGATCAAAGCCACCGGTAAACGTAACCACTGCGGCGCTTGCATCACCAGTTTGTGATGTAAATTTTTCAGCAACATAACCTCTCCTTTAGCAGATAAATGGCATCTAACCACAGCAAGCCACATAGAGCCCTGCCCAATATCAAAATTACCGCAAATTGTCAGAATAGAGTCGAACCCAATATGGGGTCAGGTCAAAAACTCTCATTCCTCAAATGATTACAATGCCCGCATTACCACCCTATGAGTAAAACCATGGAGCTATTGTGCCCCGCTGGTAGTTTGCCAGCGCTGAAAACCGCCATTGATAATGGTGCGGATGCGGTTTATATCGGCTTTAAAGATGATACGAATGCACGACATTTTGCTGGCCTGAATTTTGATGACAAAAAACTGCAACGCGCGGTGGAATACGTTCATCAGCATCAGCGCAAATTGCATATCGCAATTAATACCTTTGCCCACCCTGGTAGTGCCGCCCGCTGGCAAGCCGCAGTCGATCGCGGTGTGGAATTGGGTGCCGATGCGCTGATCATTGCCGATATCGCCGTGCTCGATTACACGCGTCAGCGTTATCCTGAACAGGAGATCCATTTATCGGTTCAGGCATCAGCAACCAACAGCGCTGCCGTGCGTTTTTACAAAGAAAATTTCAACATCCAGCGCGTTGTGTTGCCTCGGGTTTTATCCATGCATCAGGTTCGACAACTGTCGCGGGAAACAGACGTACCGCTGGAAGTATTCGCGTTTGGCAGCCTGTGCATTATGGCGGAAGGTCGCTGTTATCTCTCGTCATACCTGACGGGTGAAAGCCCAAATACCGTAGGCGCCTGTTCGCCAGCAAAATATGTGCGCTGGGAAGAAACCGCAAATGGTCTGGAATCTCGGTTGAACGGTGTGTTGATTGATCGTTATCAGCAAGGGGAAAACGCCGGTTACCCAACCCTGTGTAAAGGCCGCTACAACACCAACGAGCATGTTTTCCATACCTTGGAAGAACCAACCAGCCTGAATACCTTGTCTTTGCTACCAGAATTATTTGAGACCGGCGTGACATCGGTAAAAATCGAAGGTCGTCAGCGCAGCCCGGCATACGTGGAACAAGTCACTAAAGTATGGCGTGCCGCCATCGATGCTTATAAGAAAAACCCAGCACAATATCAAGTCAGTACCGAGTGGGATAAACAGTTAGCGGCTGTCTCTGAAGGCAGTCAGACCACGCTGGGTGCCTATCACCGGCAGTGGCAATAGGAGTGAACAGCATGTATTTTTCCCTTGGCCCATTACTCTATTTCTGGCCAAAAGCGGATGTCGAAACCTTTTATCAGCAGGCAAGTCAAAGTACCGCTCGTGATATTTATTTAGGTGAAACGGTTTGTAGCAAACGTCGTGAAATGAAATTAACCGACTGGATGGAACTAGCGCGTGAGCTGCAAAATGCCGGTAAACGCGTCATTTTGTCGACCTTAGCCCTGATTCAAAGCCCATCCGAACTCAAAGAGATGCAACGTTGGGTCAATAATGGCGGTTGTATGATCGAAGCCAATGACCTGGGTGCCGTGCAGTTGGCTTATGAGCAAAAAATGCCGTTTGTCTGCGGCCCGGCCATTAACTGTTATAACGCCGATGTAATCAGTCTGCTCTTAAGAAAAGGCATGCAACGCTGGACAATGCCTGTAGAGCTGTCGCGTGACTGGTTAGCTGAATTACTGGATGATTGCCGCACACGAGGCTTACGCAATCAGTTTGAGGTTGAAGTCTTTGCTTATGGCCATTTACCACTCGCCTACTCTGCGCGTTGCTTTACCGCTCGTGCACTCAACCGGGCGAAAGACGATTGCCAGTTGGCTTGTCTGCAATATCCGCAAGGGATGACCGCAGAGAGCCAAGAAGGTGAGCAAGTATTCGTACTGAATGGTATTCAAACCCAATCCGGTCACTGTTATAACCTGATCAATCAACTGGCTGAGATGGAAGGTCTGGTGGATGTGATTCGCCTCAGCCCAGAGCAGGAAACACTGAGTTGGCTGGAGAAATTTCAAGCGCAGTTACAATCACCGGTAAAACATGTGCTGCCAGCAAAAGAGTGTAATGGTTACTGGCAACGCGTTGCCGGCATGCAACTTTGTTAATTACTCTTGTTGCAGAAACTAAAAAGGCATCCGATGGATGCCTTTTCTGATCTTGTTACCAACTATTCAGAATCTAAATCTAATTCTGCTGGATAACTGTTTGGGGCTTGATTCGCCAGTTGTAATTCCAGTAACGCATAGCGATGTTCAATAAAATCATACACATTATTTGCTAATGATAATTTGAAATAGGCATCCGCAGCATCACTGTTACCCTGCAACTGGGATAATTTTGCCAGATAGAAATAAGCTTCACACAAATGTTCTGCTAACTGACGATTGCTGCTGGTGCTATCAGCAATACGGCGAATAAACTCAGCTGGTGCTTGTTTACCAGTATAAACCGCAACAATATTCCAACCCCATTCATCATTGTGGTGGCTGTCATACTGCTGCATCAGGGTTTGCATGGCCTTGTTTTGATCCAGTTGTGCACTTGTCAGAAACAGCCACAAGGTACGATAAGGATCATCCGGTTTCCGCTCTTGAAAGACCTGCATGTCTTTCATTGCCAATTCAGGACGATGGGCGTAATACAGCGCAATTCCCCGGTTCAGATAGGCATAATCATAACCCGGTGCCAATTCCAGCGCAGAATCAAATGCATCGTAGGCATTGTCAAAATCTTGCTGTTGCGTCAGATAAACACCAATAAAATTATAGGCTTCAGCAAAGTCGGGTTTTTCACGTAAGGCGCGGGAGAAATCGATCCGCGCCATCGTTCGCAGGCCGACTTTATCGAACATCATGCCGCGTTCATAAAACAAAGCCGCGCGTTGATCACTATTCAGGTCATTCGACGCCAATAACTGCCCTAACCGAGCCAGCGCCAACTCATTCTGATAGGTCACCTGCAACGGTGTCGCCAAGACAACAGAGGGAGGCTGCATATTTTTTGCGGCAGTAGATAAAGCACCGCCATGCTGACTGCAGCCAACCAAAGACCACACAACGACGACACAACTAAGGCGTCCTATCCGATTCCACAATTCCAACGACAACTCCAGACCTGAACAGGCTTTATTTTTTAATGTTATGCTTGTCTATATGTTTTGTCATGCAATCTTATTGATGTATCAGGAATTTCAGAAATCTTCCTCAACGGGATAATTTGCCTCAACCCATCCCCGATAACCACCATCCATACTGATGACATCACGATAACCCATTTGTTGCAGATTATTAGCCGCCAATACAGAACGAAAGCCACCTCCACAATATAGCACCAGTGGCGTATTTAGTTCAGGATAACGCGTCTCAATATCGCGTTCGAGAATACCCCGTCCCAAATATTGTGCAGATGGTAAATGTCCTTTAGCCCATTCACTCTCTTCACGGACATCCAGTAATACGAAAGGTCGATTTTGTTCCATCCAGCGTTTAACCTGATGCACATCAACTTCATTGACTCGTTGACGTACTTCATTTACAAAAGCCAGAAACCGCGGATTATGTTGCATGCTATATCAGCCTGAAAAAAAGAGCGCTTACGCGCTCTTATAATGATTAACTACGGTTCGTAACGCTCTTCAGCGCCTTCTTTTTCAACCATTTTTGGCATCAAATCTTCACGTTTCATCTTCAGATACATTGCCCAAGCACTAGCAACATAGATAGAAGAGTAAGTACCAAAGCCGATACCAAGCAGCAGTGCGGTAGCAAAACCATGGATCATCGGGCCGCCTTTCCAGTACAGCGCAATAACAGTAACCAAGGTTGTACCAGAGGTGATCAACGTTCTGCTCAGTGTTTCAGTCATGGATACATCAATGATGTTGCGCATGGTTTCATTACGAATACGGCGTGCATTTTCACGCACTCGGTCAAAAACCACGATGGTATCATTCAGGGAATAACCGATAACGGTTAACACCGCCGCCAGAACGGTCAGATCAAACTCCATTTGTGTCCATGAAAAGACACCCAGAGTAATCAACACGTCATGACCTAATGACAGCACAGCACCTGTCGCCATACGCCATTCGAAACGCAGAGCCACATACACCAGAATACAACCCAGTGCAGCCAGCATCGCCATAAACCCTTGATTAGCGAGTTCTGCACCGACAGTTGGCCCTACATATTCCAGACGTGTCAGTTTAACGCTGCTATCAAGCGCTGTTGCACTCTTCTCAACACCATCAGAAATCTTCTGCTGAGTCAGATCGCCTTTCGGTGCAATACGAATAACGACATCTTTAGTCGAGCCGTAATACTGCACCAATGCACCGTCTAACCCTTGTTTGGTCAATGAAGAACGAACATCATCCAACACCGCGGGGGTCGTGAATTTTAATTCCGCAATAGTACCGCCGGTAAAATCCAGCCCCCAGTTAAACCCTTTTGTCGCAATCGTAATTACAGACAACAGGATCAAAATGCCAGAGATAATAGTGGCCGGCATGGCCACTTTCATAAAGGGAATGGTGTGTCCCGGTTTTAATAGCTGAAACATGACTCTCCCCTTCTTAAATCGATAACTTATTCACTTTGCGACCACCCCAGACGAGGTTAACAATGGCACGGCTACCCGTGATCGCAGTGAACATAGAGCAAAGAATACCGATCATCAGTACCAATGCGAAACCACGAACAGCACCGGTTCCCACCGCAAACAAAATCAATGCAGTGATCAAGGTGGTTACGTTAGAGTCAGCAATGGTCGAGAACGCACGTTCATAGCCAAGATGGATGGCTTGCTGTACACCACGGCCTGCGCGTAACTCTTCACGAATACGTTCGTAGATCAGAACGTTCGCATCGACTGCCATACCGAGTGTTAACACAATCCCCGCGATACCAGGCAATGTCATGGTCGCCCCCGGGATCATCGACATCACACCGACCAGTAATACCACGTTAAACATCAGCGCAATATTGGCCACCATACCGAACAGTTTGTAGTAAACAGCCATGAAGACGACGAGGATCAACATCCCCATGCCCAATGCTGATAAACCGCTATCGATATTCGCTTGTCCCATGCTTGGGCCGATAGTACGTTCTTCAACGATCTGGATCGGCGCAGTCAGAGCGCCTGAACGCAACAGCAACGATAAATTGTGTGCTTCCTGAGTATTGTCGATACCAGTAATGCGGAAATCACTACCCAGACGAGATTGGATTGTCGCTACGTTGATGACTTCTTCATGTTTTTCGATACGACGTTTACCATCTGCACCCGGCTCACCAACCGGCTTGTATTCAATGAACACTGACGCCATGGCTTTACCAATACTGTCTTTGGTCGCCATCGACATACGGTTCCCGCCTACCCCATCAAGTTTAATACTAACCTGTGGGCGGCTGTATTCATCAACACCGGAAGAAGAACCTGTAATATGATCCCCAGTTAGGATAATACGTTTTTGCAGAACAACAGGGCGGCCATTACGGTCGTAAAACAGCTGTGAATTCGCCGGAACTTGGCCGTTCACTGCCGCAGAGGCATCAGCATTTTCATCAACCAGACGGAATTCCAATGTCGCAGTAGCACCCAGAATTTCTTTCGCACGGGCTGTGTCTTGGATACCAGGCAGCTCAACCACAATGCGCGCAGCACCCTGACGTTGCACCAATGGTTCCGCCACACCTAATTCATTCACACGATTACGAATGATGGTGATGTTCTGTTCCAGCGCATCTTCAGTGATAGCTTTCAGTTTCTTTTCAGACATTGACGCTTTGATCCAGAACTGACCTTTGTCTTCTGAATCAACCAGCGTGATGTCTGCGTGACGTTTACGCAGATGAGCTAATGCTTTTTGCTGTGTATCGGTATCACGGAAAGCAACAACGACTTCACTACCTGCACGACGCACACCAGAATAACGGATATTGTCTTCACGCAATTCGGTACGGAAATCCTGAACCAGCTGTTCCTGCGCTTTATTAACAGCTTCATCCATATCCACTTCCATCAGGAAGTGCACGCCACCACGTAAGTCGAGACCCAGCTTCAACGGACCAGCACCAATCGAGCTTAACCATTTAGGTGTAGATGGAGCCAGGTTCAATGCGGTGATAAATTTGTCGCCCAGTGCTTGTGTAACCAGCTCTTTCGCATGCAGCTGATCATCAGTGTTATTGAAGCGAACCAGTATCTGGCTATTTTCCAGTACGGCGCTTTTAATTGAAATTTTGGCGTCATCCAGCGATTTTTTAACTAAATCCATGGTATCAGCTTTGACATCGTGACCACGGATAGCTGAAACCTGCAATGCAGGATCTTCGCCGTAAAGATTAGGTGCGGAATAAAGTGTACCGATGATGACCACGAGGGCCACCATCAGATACTTCCACAGAGGATACCGATTTAACACGGTTTAACTCCCAGGAAAATGAATTAAAAACTACAGAGACTGAATAGTGCCCTTTGGTAATACTGCAGTGATGAAGTCTTTCTTAATGGTGATGGTAGTCTGATCATTCAAGGCCAGAACCAAATAATCGTTGTCGGCAGCAATTTTCGCAATTTTGCCAACCAGACCACCTGAAGTCAGAACCTCATCGCCTTTACCCAGTGAGCTCATCAGGTTTTTCTGTTCTTTCGCACGTTTTGACTGTGGACGCAGGATGAAGAAATAGAAAAACAGCAGAAAAATACCCACAATAGCGATCTGCTCAATACCACCAGTCACAGAAGATGCCGCACCACCGTCAGCCGCATAAGCATTAGCAAAAAGACTCATATTATTTCCTCGTTGTTAGTTCAAATCGTATATTAATCAAGCGCTGGAACAGGTTTACCCTGACGCTGATAAAAATCTGCTATAAAGTCGTCTAATGTACCTGCATCGATAGCATCCCGCAAACCTTGCATCAATCGTTGGTAATAACGCAGGTTATGAATGGTATTCAGGCGAGCACCTAAAATCTCATTACAGCGATCCAGATGATACAAATAAGAACGGGTATAGTTTTTACAGGTATAACAATCACATTCTGCATCTAGTGTAGAAATGTCATCACGGTGTTTTGCATTGCGAATTTTGATGACGCCGTTCGTTGTAAACAAGTGACCATTACGCGCATTGCGGGTTGGCATCACACAGTCGAACATATCAATACCACGGCGAACACCTTCCACCAGATCTTCCGGTTTACCAACACCCATCAGGTAGCGTGGTTTATCTTGCGGCAGTTGTGGGCAAACATGTTCCAGGATCCGGTGCATATCTTCTTTCGGCTCACCAACCGCTAACCCACCGACGGCATAACCATCAAAGCCGATTTCAACCAACGCCTTTAACGATACATCACGCAGATCTTCGTAAACACCGCCCTGCACAATACCAAACAAGGCGTTTTTATTTTCAAGATCATTAAAACGTTGGCGGGAACGGGCTGCCCAGCGCAGTGACAGTTCCATCGATTTTTTGGCCACATCATGTGTAGCCGGATATGGTGTACATTCATCAAAAATCATCACGATGTCAGAACCAAGATCGTGCTGAATTTCCATTGATTTTTCAGGTGACAGGAAAATTTTTTCACCATTGATCGGGTTACGGAAATGCACCCCTTCTTCTTTGATCTTGCGGATATCACCGAGGCTGAACACTTGGAATCCGCCAGAATCGGTCAGGATCGGGCCGTGCCAATTCATGAAATCATGCAAATCACCATGTTTGCGCATGATGTCTTGGCCCGGACGCAGCCACAAGTGGAAAGTATTCCCCAGCAGGATCTGCGCACCGGTCTCTTTAACTTCTTCCGGTGTCATACCTTTTACTGTGCCGTAGGTGCCGACAGGCATAAAAGCAGGAGTTTCAACCACACCGCGATCAAACACTAAGCTGCCACGGCGTGCGCGGCCTTGGGTCTTTTTCAGTTCAAATTTCATGTTTTTCCTTAACGTCAGAGAAACAGTCTGACTGTTGTATTGGGCATTAGCCCTGAGTGGCGTTGGTTTGCCGTGTAATAAACATGGCATCGCCATAACTAAAGAAACGATAACCGGATGTTATTGCTTCCTGATAGGCTTGCATCACATTTTGATAACCTGCAAAAGCAGAGACCAGCATGATCAGTGTCGAGCCGGGTAAATGAAAATTGGTGATCAATGCATCAACTACCTGATATTGATAGCCAGGATAAATAAAGATGCTGGTATCACCAAAGAAAGGTGAAAGTGGTGTGCCTGCCTTTAACGATGCCTGCGCAGCCGTTTCTAACGAACGGACGGACGTTGTGCCTACAGCAACGACTCGCCCTCCGCGCGCGCGAGTAGCATTAATCTTTTCAATCACTTCTGCAGGCACTTCTGCATATTCGCTGTGCATCTGGTGATCTTCCAGTCGCTCAACCCGCACTGGCTGAAATGTGCCAGCACCCACATGCAACGTGACAAAAGCGAGTTCGATGCCCTTCTGTTGTAATGCATCCAACAGAGGCTGATCAAAATGCAGCCCGGCAGTCGGTGCGGCTACTGCACCAGGGCGTTCATTATAAACAGTCTGATAACGCTCTTTATCAGAGTTTTCATCTGGACGATCAATATATGGCGGCAGTGGCATATGGCCGATCTGATTCAGAATATCCAATACCGGTGTTTCACCGGCAAAATGTAATTCAAATAGTGCGTCGTGCCGGGCTACCATCTCCGCAGAATAGCCCTGCTCCAGTAAAATAACGGAGCCAGGTTTCGGCGCCTTCGAAGCACGTACATGCGCCAGTACGCGATGGGTATCAATAATTCGCTCAACCAGGATCTCCAGCTTACCACCGCTGGCTTTCTGACCAAACATGCGTGCAGGGATCACACGGGTGTTATTGAACACCAGCAGATCACCAGGCTGCAGCAATTCCAACACATCACGAAATTGCCCTTGTTTGATTTCGCCGCTGTTACCATCCAGCTGCAATAAACGGCTGGCACTACGCTCCGGCATTGGATAGCGAGCAATGAGTTCGTCGGGCAAATCAAACTGAAAATCAGATACAAGCATGGGGAGAATTCTCTTGAAAAAACGCGGCTAGTCTATTGGTTCGAAATAGGTGAATCAAGTTGTTCTGATAGTGGCGAAAACGCTATTTCCCAACTAGGTTAATCAATAAGCACTTATACAAATGGAAGATACTGAATATGCTGCGTTCTATTATGATTTTTATCATTTTTGGGTTCATATCAGCCACTTCTGCTTATGCTAATACGCCTGCAACTTACATCGTAGGCGGCACAACCGTAAATTCAGCACCTTCATGGATGGCCGCATTATGGATCACAACAGGATCAAATGTTGGTTTTTGTAGTGGTACTTTGATTGACTCACAATGGATCATGACCGCGGCACATTGCGTTGATGTCTCTGATAGTCAGGGCCACGCCCCGACCATTACAGCTGTAATCGGCCAAGCTGATTTAACGGTTATAACGTCCCAAGCTATTGTTGATTCCATTATTGTGTATTCCGGTTATGACAGCTCAACGATGTACGGCGATATCGCTTTATTACACCTGACGACTCCACAATATAATCAAACCATCACCCTTCCCTACAGTAACGAGTCTGCTTATTTGGTAACTGGCATTCAAATGAGAGTATACGGCTGGGGGGAAACCGAAGCTGGCGTGACAGCAGCAAATGCATCAGCGACCAATTTTCTACAAACAACAACGCTGACCTATAGCGGATTTGATAGTGATTTCCCCGACCATATATTTGCTGGTGATTATGGTAAAGATACTTGCTTTGGTGATAGTGGTAGCCCTTTGCTTTATGGCGGTATCCAGTACGGTATAACCAGCTTTGGTTTCAATACGACTTGCGCTACCGGTGTGCCTGGTGGATATACCGATGTCAGCTATTATAGTCGCTGGATTGATAACACGCTGGGGTGGGCTCAAAGCTCTGATAGCAGTTCAAGCGGTGGTGGCGGTGATCTCGAACTGGTAATACTCGGATTGGCATTATTACTACTTCGGTTGCGCTTTCGTTTTCAGATATAATCACGTTGCCTTGAACGACGAGAGAGAAAAATCAGGATGACACAGGACGAAATGAAGAAAGCAGTGGGGCAAGCCGCATTAGCTTATGTTCAACCCAACACAATTATCGGTGTAGGCACAGGCTCAACAGTTAATTGCTTTATTGATGCCTTAGCCAGTATCAAAGATCAAATCAAAGCGGCAGTATCCAGTTCCGAAGCATCTACTGCTCGACTGCAAGCTTTAGGCATTACTGTTGTTGATCTGAATGACGTAACTGAATTTGATATCTATGTTGATGGTGCTGATGAAATCAACCCACAAATGGAAATGATCAAAGGTGGTGGTGCCGCACTGACTCGCGAAAAAATCGTTGCTGCAGTCGCCAAACGTTTTATCTGTATTGCAGACTCAACCAAACAAGTTGAAGTATTAGGTCAATTCCCATTGCCTGTAGAAGTGATCCCGCTGGCTCGTGAATACGTTACTCGGGAATTAAAAAAATTGGGCGGAAATCCAGTATATCGCGAAGGTGTGATCACCGATAACCACTGCCAGATCCTGGATGTACATGGTCTGCAGATCCATGATGCCAAAGCATTTGAACAGCAAGTAAATCAGATCCCAGGTGTAGTGACTGTCGGTTTGTTTGCTCACCGTGGTGCAGACGTAGCACTCATCGGTTCAGCAGATGGTGTAAAAACTATCGGTTAAGCTACATTAGCGTACAAAAAATAAGGCGCCTGAGGCGCCTTATTTTTGATAATCACTGTAAACTGGTTCACCCGGATCATTATCCACAGATTCCCCAGCTTTCAACCGCCAGCATGCAAAGCACAATGGTGTATAAGCAATAGCAATCAATGGAACACCCCAGCGCTCGTTATTCATCGCCAGATATGCCAGTGGGAATAACCACAGCCAATTCACTAGCCATAAAGTTAATGTGACATAAAAATGGTTTTCCCAGCGACGCGCAAGGATCTGATACGCGTGCATTCGATGGCTACGATGCCAATCATTACCATGCATAATCCGCACAACCAGCGACCAACCGCTATCCACGATAAACCAGCCCATCATGATCAGCCAGCACCACAGATTTATCGATGTATCGGTCGCTAACAGTAAACCTAACGTGGCAATAAATACGCCCATAAAGCTACTACCGGCATCGCCCATAAAAATCTTAGCTGGCGGCCAATTCCACGCCAGAAAGCCTAAAACCGGGGCACACATCAGGATCAGCGGCACACTCCACTGCATTTCATCGCTGAAAGCCAGCAGTACGGAGGAAGCAAACATCATAATGAATGCCTGACTGCCGGCAAAACCATCGACGCCATCCATGAAATTGAAAATATTCACGAATGCCATTATGCCAAACACGATGATAGGTAACCAAAATCCTGAGAAATAGAGATAATTTTCCCAAAACAACACGACGAGATCACGCCCATACCAAGTCAGTACTGCAATAGCAGATAAAACCTGAATCCCTAATCTGACTTTTACACCCAGCGGGAACAAGTCATGCACCAAATTCCCGATGACTAAGATCAAGCCCGAAAAACAGAGTGCACGCGTTGCAGCTATATCAATCAAGCGGTAACGATAAAGCATCAAAAATACGAACAACATAGCAAGAAATAATGCATAACCGCCGCCACGGGGAACGGGCAGTAAAGGGCCATGTTTAAAATGGGGCATTGCTAACGCATGGCGCCACAAAGCAATACGACGGATCAAGCCAGTCAGCAAAAAGCTACCGACAAAGATGAAAAGAAAATGTGTCATCATAATTGGAAGGGACCACTACTGCACACTGCGTTACTATTTTTATAGAGAGTCGTATCTACAAGAAACGATACCCTACTCTGTTTTGAGTATTATATACATTTCTCAGAAAACAACCGCTTTAACTCGCATGAGGACTCAAGATTTTTCAGGCCGAGTATAAGACAGACAAAATGTACATTTTGTCTGTCTTATAGGTTGGTTTTATACATACACATAATGAAAAAACCCGCTATTAAGCAACAGCGGGAGAAGAATAAAACGAGCAATGAAAATCAAAGCGCGCCGCGGGTCTCACGTT
This window contains:
- the queA gene encoding tRNA preQ1(34) S-adenosylmethionine ribosyltransferase-isomerase QueA gives rise to the protein MLVSDFQFDLPDELIARYPMPERSASRLLQLDGNSGEIKQGQFRDVLELLQPGDLLVFNNTRVIPARMFGQKASGGKLEILVERIIDTHRVLAHVRASKAPKPGSVILLEQGYSAEMVARHDALFELHFAGETPVLDILNQIGHMPLPPYIDRPDENSDKERYQTVYNERPGAVAAPTAGLHFDQPLLDALQQKGIELAFVTLHVGAGTFQPVRVERLEDHQMHSEYAEVPAEVIEKINATRARGGRVVAVGTTSVRSLETAAQASLKAGTPLSPFFGDTSIFIYPGYQYQVVDALITNFHLPGSTLIMLVSAFAGYQNVMQAYQEAITSGYRFFSYGDAMFITRQTNATQG
- the rpiA gene encoding ribose-5-phosphate isomerase RpiA gives rise to the protein MTQDEMKKAVGQAALAYVQPNTIIGVGTGSTVNCFIDALASIKDQIKAAVSSSEASTARLQALGITVVDLNDVTEFDIYVDGADEINPQMEMIKGGGAALTREKIVAAVAKRFICIADSTKQVEVLGQFPLPVEVIPLAREYVTRELKKLGGNPVYREGVITDNHCQILDVHGLQIHDAKAFEQQVNQIPGVVTVGLFAHRGADVALIGSADGVKTIG
- a CDS encoding serine protease, with the protein product MLRSIMIFIIFGFISATSAYANTPATYIVGGTTVNSAPSWMAALWITTGSNVGFCSGTLIDSQWIMTAAHCVDVSDSQGHAPTITAVIGQADLTVITSQAIVDSIIVYSGYDSSTMYGDIALLHLTTPQYNQTITLPYSNESAYLVTGIQMRVYGWGETEAGVTAANASATNFLQTTTLTYSGFDSDFPDHIFAGDYGKDTCFGDSGSPLLYGGIQYGITSFGFNTTCATGVPGGYTDVSYYSRWIDNTLGWAQSSDSSSSGGGGDLELVILGLALLLLRLRFRFQI